The Silene latifolia isolate original U9 population chromosome Y, ASM4854445v1, whole genome shotgun sequence sequence AGTTGCTTAAATGTGATTCAAAATCTTCACTCTGAACTCTACGTGATTGTGAATTTCTGCTGTATAATGTTGCAGCATGTTCGCCCTGTAAATGATGAAGGTCGTCAAATTAGTAGAGATCTTGATGGATTTTCGGTGACGTGCAGGTTCGTGGGTATATGCTATACAATTTTGCAATTAAGTTATTTTGTAAAGAAATTTTTGGTTTAGTTACCTGATACAGTTGTTTCATTTTCAGTTTCCCTCTGTTccgttttataaattgttttataGAAATGTGCAAGAGTTAAGAAAAAGCCATAGAAAAGAACATTTGATTACATTTTTAATTAGTCATAACAACAAAGCCTTGAGAATCGCAAAACTATATTGTAGGAACTATTCTGTTGTTCAAGAAGCTAACACGGATTTTTCATTCAAATATTGTGTGCAATGGAGGTTGTCATGATAGCATGGTGGTTTTGAAGCAACAAACCCGCTATGCTAAGGCGAATGATAATTTCTTTACACGGGTAACAGCCTCAACTTAGAATCTAAGATGTGAACTTCCCTCGGAGCAAAATAATTCAGAGATGTGAACTTCTTGCTGTAACAGAATTGGTTCTAGGGGATATGAGGTTTCGCTGCTTCTCACATAATTACTCCGTATATTTTGTTTCGATTGCAGTTTAGCCTGCAAATTGAACAAGGCATTCCTGTTCTGTCTAAATGGCTTGTTTTCAACCGCTTCCAATTTGTCGGAACAAAGGGTTTCAGACTTGGACCAGCATTTCTCATGACGAGGTAAAAAATCTTTACCAGCTCTGATTTCTGACTGTGCCGCTGAAACATGAGCGCAAAGGCTAAATTAAATGCAACACACGTCATCACCTTCTGCACTTCATATCCTTTTTTTTACAGAATAAAGGAAGTAGAGGAAACCGGAGGAGCTTAACtatctttttttcttcttctacTACTCTTACAGGACGACATGAATGCACAGACACAttactgaaaaaaaaaattagaaaaatcaaTCAACACATTACTGAAAATAATAGAAATATCAATCTTTATTTTTCTGAATTAGATTACTAGTGCATAGGGATATGGAAAAACAAAGACAAGTAGACATATTCTGTAGCACAATAATCAAGGTAAAAGACGATATGTATAATTTGAACTTCAAATGTTGTGATTTATCATTAACTTGAATGATGGTTTGAAGCAATATCCTCCACTTCAACTTCCATATcagtttttcttctttttttttctctgttAGCTTGAATATTTATTGTTTGAGCTGATTTCGTCTGTTTTCCCCTATATATAATGGTGTAATTGTGTAAATGCTTAAGATAGCTAATATTTTTTGTTCTCCACACCATTGCAATTTCTTTTTCTTGCTGTGGTATCCACTATCCATTCCTATATCCACTGTCCACACAGTAGTATTGATATTGACTAGCTACCGAGGCTCCTTTATTACTCATCAATTATTCTCCCTTTAATCCTATTCATCTCTTCAAGTAGTTTCAAATTTCAATGATATCTTTGTATGGATTCTTTGTGTGCGATTGATGCATGTAACATTGTAACGTCTATTTCCTTATAAGTTCTAAGTGTTGTCGAAATATTCCTATTTCAGCTGTGACCTTTTCCTCATTTGTCTCACATCAAATTCTTGGCAGTCTCACAGGAGGTTCCATTGTAGGAGATATGGCTCCTTATCAAGCATTTGCAATTGGGGGGCTTGGTAGTGTCCGGGGTTATGGTGAGGGTGGTGTTGGTACCGAAAGATCTTGTTTGGTGGCTAACAGTGAACTGACATTCCCTTTGGTATGATCATTCTTACACCTTTTTTTTTAAACGTTTCCCTAGCAGTGATGTCTCCGAATGTatagttcttttttttttcattttgtttggGGCTCGGTTCTGGTTTTCTTCACTTGCCATGGGGTCAAACACTCCCTATTTTTGTAATAACCTCATTTTTCCGTGTATGTATTATTCCAAGAATCTTATCTGTGTATTGTTTCTCCAGAGTAAAATGGTGGAAGGTGCAATCTTCATGGATTATGGGTCGGATCATCATTCTGGTCGCCTTGTCCCTGGTAAGATCAGTCTATCCCATAGTTTTTTACTTGCCTTTCAAAAGCCTTGAGATGCCATTTCCTAGGATATTGAATTACTCCCTTCTATTCAGAAAGACTCCTCATTTTTTACTTTTGGAGCCCCGATTCATAGAAAGTTGGAATACTtaacttttttttgttttaatttaacATCCAAGTTAATAAATGATCATATTACCTTTAACCATCAGAATCGATAACCTAACTCAGGCGTCTGCTTAAAATGACAGGAAACCCAGGTTTGAGACACGGTAAACCAGGAACTGGAGTTGGTATAGGGTGTGGTTTACGATTCAAGTCACAGTTGGGTCATTTTCAAGTGGATTATGCGA is a genomic window containing:
- the LOC141631916 gene encoding outer envelope protein 39, chloroplastic-like — protein: MVTAQKSILSGKAKIDVNVDLSHKLCAALMLSPLGNTGGPLSLIIGSLCIKHPNLFGGSEKLDVFWDKELYDTNVLVAYRRPRPEWLPQQSLVVQHSISPEIRVHGLPIDNFSQAGSGGVNLCRSSVGLELSEPASSNWSSTTSIKFEHVRPVNDEGRQISRDLDGFSLTRIFHSNIVCNGGCHDSMVVLKQQTRYAKANDNFFTRFSLQIEQGIPVLSKWLVFNRFQFVGTKGFRLGPAFLMTSLTGGSIVGDMAPYQAFAIGGLGSVRGYGEGGVGTERSCLVANSELTFPLSKMVEGAIFMDYGSDHHSGRLVPGNPGLRHGKPGTGVGIGCGLRFKSQLGHFQVDYAMNGYQQRTVYFSITNVAS